A window from Drosophila kikkawai strain 14028-0561.14 chromosome 2L, DkikHiC1v2, whole genome shotgun sequence encodes these proteins:
- the CLIP-190 gene encoding restin homolog isoform X5 — protein MSDETGDTGEAAAAPPTPQPATNTEGSMEAPASKIPAPSRSNIPTPASSVTGIPTASKMKVPSNFGSTGSVSKIGRPCCNNTAPKTGPPPRDTASMSRESDDNLSSINSAYTDLYQETVRRFTRSSLSPTSDWDRFSPARRSLKSEAGSRTSYDYYLEATGRRRSSDHNSTVLTANTEQFIIGQRVWVGGLRSGQIAYIGETHFAPGDWAGIVLDEPNGKNDGCVSGKRYFQCEPKRGIFSRLTRLTTYPMSGAHTPTSPLAKNSPDRSRTVSPTASIRSSMLRSPGIGGKNGLTVGDRVIVSSGFGSRPGILRYLGETQFAPGNWCGVELDEASGKNDGAVDGIRYFECKPKYGVFVPIAKVTLSPSSKKTRLSRTGSRESLTSIGTMNSIATTNTSRMRMNAQQRKSITPVKPIITTPKSQFSMQDLLREKQQHVEQLMVERDLDREDAQNQALQLQKNINELKARIVELQSELGDERKKSEELQFCGDEMNAQSQVYKEKIHDLESKVTQLESATPSLQSLPPPVPLPDDSALKEEIAQLQDKLSVQQKETEARIAEQLEEEQRLRENVKYLQEQNATLQAELVSKDESLEKFSLSEVGIENLRRELALLKEENEKQAEEAQADFSQKLAAKTEELEKINAELLSLKAASDSLESERVNKTDECEILQTEVRMRDEQIKELNQQLDELTTQLNVQKADSSALDEMLRQQTAGSDEKSTILEQTQKELLQLKEEAAKKQEERDQLEKLLTEAKQLGDQEKLVREKAEQEISQIKLEKETVDQLLVTKQTELEVCQKEQTETKSQLDANKELNAQKDLNLVEAKETLKKLQQQLEENSQVQAKLVADLEEQKMDQEATLKTKEQEFQKLEAKSAETEGLLKTTQMQLEQFQQQAAASGEEGAKNLAKLQEEISQLKSQAEKTQSDLKASQADAETKAKKLETANVTIEQETQKLSNLQEQLSQLKAEVDQTKSALSSSQTDVESRTKQLEAANAALEKVNKEYAESRAEASHLEDQIKEITEKLHAELLAERSSASDLHTKLSKFSEELATGKKELNSKADVWSQEMLQKEKELQDLRQQLQYSEDSQTKLKAEAERKESSLQETIKTLQDQVTKAKAENQELNSGTQETIKDLQERLEITNAEIQHKEKMAAEDAQKIADLKTLVEAIQVANANISATNAELSTVLEVLQAEKSETNHIFELFEMEADMNAERLIEKLTGMKDELKDTHAKLDEGQKKCQELEKSLEQVTQSEQSLQQESLNSKEQLKELQQSLGELQESLKQKDELVLVLEGKLRDASSELEGTTSSSKEIQEKLQEAQQKEKTLQEEGAKLSQELQQLQITKVQHVELLKQKDELVQNLEQRLKESNTHLETQSSSSKETQEKLEDAQKREKALQEEAAKLSEQLQQVQKANSEVNDSLVKVEGLVKDFEEKLEAARQQVEAQQAANKELQDQLKKALESEGNLQGKSLAAAEHLTQLQQANGELQEMLTRKEETLKNLEENLAETNSQLKTQTGSHNELQDKLEQAQLKERSLQEETAKLLEQVEQLKQANEELQKSLKQKQTLLEKGNEFDNQLAEYQKVIDEMDDTASTKSKLLEQLQNRVVELEAALHQANEAQKTANLETKELRRQLESLQLEKSMEILTLKTQMNGAGSSQLGKGDAVEPLDSETSLAKINFLNSIIADMQQKNDALKAKVQTLETLPMDFTKPHAFDVLTKRKPAPRLFCDICDEFDKHETEDCPIQAGEDRDYSPPPTAEANNNEKKERKLPAPRKYCESCEVFGHDTSECADDETY, from the exons ataccGCCAGCATGAGTCGTGAAAGCGATGACAATTTAAGTTCGATCAATTCGGCTTATACag atcTCTATCAAGAGACTGTCAGGCGCTTTACGCGATCCTCGCTCTCACCCACATCCGATTGGGACCGCTTTTCGCCCGCTCGCCGCTCGCTAAAATCGGAGGCTGGAAGTCGCACATCTT ATGATTATTATCTAGAGGCCACTGGGCGACGTCGCAGCTCAG ATCACAACAGCACTGTGCTGACAGCGAACACCGAGCAGTTCATCATTGGCCAGCGGGTATGGGTCGGAGGCCTTCGGTCCGGACAGATTGCTTATATTGGAGAGACACATTTTGCACCCGGCGACTGGGCAGGCATTGTCCTGGATGAACCCAATG gcAAAAACGATGGGTGTGTTTCAGGCAAAAGATACTTCCAGTGCGAGCCAAAACGCGGCATTTTCTCGCGGCTCACGCGTCTTACCACATATCCCATGTCCGGAGCCCACACTCCCACATCGCCTTTGGCCAAGAACTCGCCAGACAGATCGCGCACAGTCTCCCCAACAGCGAGTATTCGCAGCTCCATGCTTCGTAGTCCCGGAATAGGCGGCA AAAATGGCCTTACCGTTGGCGACCGTGTGATTGTCTCCTCTGGCTTTGGCAGTCGTCCTGGCATCTTGCGTTACCTGGGCGAGACACAGTTTGCTCCTGGCAACTGGTGCGGCGTGGAATTGGATGAGGCAAGCGGCAAAAACGATGGAGCCGTGGATGGTATAAG ATACTTCGAGTGCAAGCCCAAATACGGGGTGTTTGTGCCCATAGCAAAGGTCACTTTGTCGCCGTCGTCAAAGAAGACGCGTCTGTCTAGGACCGGATCACGGGAGTCGCTCACCTCGATCGGCACCATGAACAGCATTGCCACCACAAATACGTCGCGCATGCGCATGAATGCTCAG CAGCGCAAGTCGATCACGCCAGTTAAGCCCATAATAACGACGCCGAAAAGCCAATTTTCCATGCAG GATCTGCTGCGCGAGAAGCAACAACATGTGGAGCAGTTGATGGTGGAGCGGGACTTGGACCGCGAGGATGCACAGAACCAGGCGCTGCAGCTGCAGAAGAACATCAACGAG CTTAAGGCCAGGATTGTCGAACTGCAGTCGGAATTGGGCGATGAGCGCAAGAAATCGGAGGAGTTGCAATTTTGTGGCGATGAAATGAAT GCGCAATCCCAGGTGTACAAGGAAAAGATACACGATCTGGAATCAAAGGTCACCCAACTAGAGTCTG CCACACCCAGTCTTCAAAGTCTTCCGCCACCTGTTCCGCTACCGGATGACAGTGCCCTCAAGGAGGAGATTGCTCAGCTGCAGGACAAATTGAGCGTTCAACAGAAGGAGACTGAAGCCCGAATAGCTGAGCAGCTGGAGGAAGAACAACGGCTAAGGGAGAACGTAAAGTACCTGCAGGAACAGAATGCCACGCTGCAGGCTGAACTGGTGTCCAAGGATGAGTCGCTGGAGAAGTTCTCCCTCTCCGAGGTTGGAATCGAGAATCTGCGCAGGGAATTGGCGCTGCTCAAGGAGGAGAACGAAAAGCAGGCCGAGGAGGCCCAGGCAGACTTCTCCCAAAAACTAGCAGCCAAAACCGAGGAGCTGGAAAAGATCAACGCCGAATTGCTGAGCCTGAAGGCCGCCTCCGATTCCCTGGAAAGCGAGAGGGTCAACAAAACCGACGAATGTGAAATACTTCAGACCGAAGTCCGGATGCGGGATGAGCAAATTAAGGAGCTAAACCAACAACTTGATGAGCTAACCACGCAGTTAAACGTACAAAAGGCCGACAGTTCTGCTCTGGATGAAATGCTTCGACAACAAACGGCTGGAAGTGACGAAAAGTCCACTATTCTTGAGCAAACCCAAAAGGAACTGTTGCAACTCAAGGAGGAGGCTGCCAAGAAGCAGGAGGAAAGAGATCAACTAGAAAAGCTATTGACTGAAGCTAAGCAACTTGGGGATCAAGAGAAACTAGTCAGGGAAAAGGCAGAACAGGAAATTagccaaattaaattagaaaaagaAACAGTAGATCAGCTTTTGGTAACCAAGCAAACCGAACTTGAAGTCTGCCAGAAGGAACAGACAGAAACAAAGAGTCAACTTGATGCAAACAAGGAGCTTAATGCCCAGAAGGATCTAAATTTGGTTGAAGCCAAAGAAACTCTGAaaaaactgcagcagcaactggaGGAGAATAGTCAAGTTCAGGCCAAACTGGTAGCTGACCTCGAGGAACAGAAAATGGATCAGGAGGCGACCCTTAAAACCAAAGAGCAGGAATTCCAGAAACTCGAAGCCAAGTCAGCTGAAACCGAAGGACTTCTCAAAACCACACAAATGCAGTTGGAGCAATTCCAGCAACAGGCAGCTGCTTCTGGCGAGGAAGGCGCCAAGAACTTGGCCAAACTGCAGGAGGAGATTAGTCAGCTGAAGTCCCAGGCAGAGAAGACTCAATCGGACTTGAAAGCCAGTCAAGCGGATGCGGAAACCAAGGCCAAGAAGCTGGAGACAGCGAATGTGACAATTGAACAGGAAACTCAAAAGTTGTCCAATTTGCAAGAGCAGCTTAGCCAACTTAAAGCCGAGGTGGATCAGACCAAGTCAGCTCTTAGCTCGAGCCAAACCGATGTGGAGTCCAGGACTAAGCAACTTGAGGCGGCCAATGCTGCGCTTGAAAAGGTCAACAAG GAATACGCCGAATCCCGAGCGGAAGCCTCGCATCTGGAGGACCAGATCAAAGAGATAACTGAGAAACTGCATGCTGAGCTCCTGGCAGAGCGATCCTCAGCCAGCGACCTGCACACCAAGCTTTCCAAGTTCTCTGAGGAATTGGCCACCGGCAAGAAAGAGCTGAACAGCAAGGCCGATGTCTGGAGCCAGGAGATGCTGCAGAAGGAGAAGGAACTCCAGGATCTTCGTCAGCAACTCCAGTACAGTGAAGATTCCCAAACTAAACTTAAGGCAGAGGCCGAAAGAAAAGAATCGTCACTGCAGGAAACCATCAAAACACTTCAGGATCAGGTCACCAAAGCAAAGGCGGAAAATCAAGAGCTTAACAGTGGCACCCAAGAGACAATCAAGGATCTACAAGAGCGGCTGGAGATCACCAACGCCGAGATCCAGCACAAAGAGAAAATGGCTGCCGAAGATGCTCAGAAGATAGCAGACCTAAAAACGCTCGTGGAAGCCATTCAGGTGGCCAATGCCAACATATCAGCCACGAATGCGGAGCTCTCCACAGTCCTGGAGGTCCTTCAAGCGGAGAAAAGCGAAACCAATCACATATTCGAGCTTTTCGAAATGGAGGCCGACATGAATGCCGAGCGTTTGATTGAGAAACTCACTGGCATGAAGGATGAGCTCAAGGATACCCATGCCAAGCTGGATGAGGGGCAGAAAAAGTGCCAGGAACTGGAGAAAAGCTTAGAGCAAGTCACCCAAAGTGAGCAGAGTTTGCAGCAGGAATCCTTGAACTCGAAAGAGCAACTCAAGGAACTCCAACAATCCCTGGGAGAACTTCAGGAGTCACTGAAACAAAAAGATGAACTCGTCCTGGTTTTGGAGGGTAAGCTAAGAGATGCCAGCTCTGAGTTGGAGGGCACGACAAGCTCCTCCAAGGAAATCCAAGAGAAACTACAAGAAGCTCAACAGAAAGAGAAGACTTTACAAGAAGAGGGTGCCAAATTGAGCCAGGAACTGCAACAACTTCAGATAACCAAAGTCCAACATGTCGAGTTACTGAAGCAAAAGGATGAGCTTGTACAGAATTTAGAGCAGAGACTAAAGGAAAGCAATACTCACTTGGAAACACAAAGCTCCTCATCGAAGGAAACCCAAGAAAAACTGGAAGACGCACAGAAGCGGGAAAAGGCCTTGCAGGAGGAAGCTGCCAAATTATCGGAGCAACTGCAGCAAGTACAGAAGGCCAATAGCGAAGTCAACGATTCCCTGGTGAAAGTCGAGGGACTGGTGAAGGATTTCGAGGAGAAACTGGAAGCAGCCAGGCAGCAAGTGGAAGCCCAGCAGGCCGCCAACAAGGAGCTGCAGGATCAGCTTAAGAAAGCTTTGGAAAGCGAGGGAAACCTGCAAGGCAAGTCCCTGGCAGCCGCCGAGCATCTAACTCAGTTGCAGCAGGCCAATGGCGAACTCCAGGAAATGTTGACCAGAAAGGAGGAGACGCTGAAGAACCTGGAGGAAAATCTAGCAGAAACCAATTCCCAATTGAAAACTCAAACGGGCAGCCACAACGAACTGCAGGATAAGTTGGAACAGGCGCAGCTTAAGGAGAGGAGTCTTCAAGAGGAAACAGCCAAGCTATTGGAGCAGGTGGAGCAACTGAAGCAGGCCAACGAGGAGCTCCAGAAATCGCTGAAGCAAAAGCAAACTCTCTTGGAAAAGGGCAATGAGTTTGATAACCAGCTGGCGGAGTACCAGAAAGTCATTGATGAAATGGATGATACGGCCTCCACCAAGTCCAAGCTGCTGGAACAGCTTCAAAATAGAGTGGTGGAGCTCGAGGCGGCTCTCCACCAGGCCAACGAAGCCCAAAAGACTGCCAATCTGGAAACCAAGGAGCTGAGGCGTCAACTGGAATCGCTGCAGTTGGAGAAGTCTATGGAGATTCTAACCCTGAAGACGCAGATGAATGGAGCGGGCAGCAGCCAATTAGGAAAGGGCGATGCAGTGGAG cCACTAGACAGTGAGACCAGTCTGGCGAAGATCAACTTCCTCAACTCAATCATTGCAGACATGCAACAGAAGAATGATGCCCTTAAGGCCAAAGTCCAGACTCTGGAGACCTTGCCAATGGATTTCACCAA ACCCCATGCCTTTGATGTGTTGACCAAGCGTAAGCCTGCTCCTCGACTTTTCTGCGACATCTGCGACGAGTTTGATAAGCACGAGACGGAGGACTGTCCCATCCAGGCTGGCGAGGATCGGGATTACTCCCCACCACCCACCGCCGaggccaacaacaacgagaAGAAGGAACGCAAGCTGCCTGCGCCCAGAAAATACTGCGAGTCCTGCGAGG TCTTTGGCCACGATACCAGCGAATGTGCCGACGATGAGACCTATTAG
- the CLIP-190 gene encoding restin homolog isoform X3, translating into MSDETGDTGEAAAAPPTPQPATNTEGSMEAPASKIPAPSRSNIPTPASSVTGIPTASKMKVPSNFGSTGSVSKIGRPCCNNTAPKTGPPPRDTASMSRESDDNLSSINSAYTDLYQETVRRFTRSSLSPTSDWDRFSPARRSLKSEAGSRTSYDYYLEATGRRRSSDHNSTVLTANTEQFIIGQRVWVGGLRSGQIAYIGETHFAPGDWAGIVLDEPNGKNDGCVSGKRYFQCEPKRGIFSRLTRLTTYPMSGAHTPTSPLAKNSPDRSRTVSPTASIRSSMLRSPGIGGKNGLTVGDRVIVSSGFGSRPGILRYLGETQFAPGNWCGVELDEASGKNDGAVDGIRYFECKPKYGVFVPIAKVTLSPSSKKTRLSRTGSRESLTSIGTMNSIATTNTSRMRMNAQDLLREKQQHVEQLMVERDLDREDAQNQALQLQKNINELKARIVELQSELGDERKKSEELQFCGDEMNKRQGVKFTLDCSSSEGVLMNLCAHIEEIGYLLNSDSTSNNSAQSQVYKEKIHDLESKVTQLESATPSLQSLPPPVPLPDDSALKEEIAQLQDKLSVQQKETEARIAEQLEEEQRLRENVKYLQEQNATLQAELVSKDESLEKFSLSEVGIENLRRELALLKEENEKQAEEAQADFSQKLAAKTEELEKINAELLSLKAASDSLESERVNKTDECEILQTEVRMRDEQIKELNQQLDELTTQLNVQKADSSALDEMLRQQTAGSDEKSTILEQTQKELLQLKEEAAKKQEERDQLEKLLTEAKQLGDQEKLVREKAEQEISQIKLEKETVDQLLVTKQTELEVCQKEQTETKSQLDANKELNAQKDLNLVEAKETLKKLQQQLEENSQVQAKLVADLEEQKMDQEATLKTKEQEFQKLEAKSAETEGLLKTTQMQLEQFQQQAAASGEEGAKNLAKLQEEISQLKSQAEKTQSDLKASQADAETKAKKLETANVTIEQETQKLSNLQEQLSQLKAEVDQTKSALSSSQTDVESRTKQLEAANAALEKVNKEYAESRAEASHLEDQIKEITEKLHAELLAERSSASDLHTKLSKFSEELATGKKELNSKADVWSQEMLQKEKELQDLRQQLQYSEDSQTKLKAEAERKESSLQETIKTLQDQVTKAKAENQELNSGTQETIKDLQERLEITNAEIQHKEKMAAEDAQKIADLKTLVEAIQVANANISATNAELSTVLEVLQAEKSETNHIFELFEMEADMNAERLIEKLTGMKDELKDTHAKLDEGQKKCQELEKSLEQVTQSEQSLQQESLNSKEQLKELQQSLGELQESLKQKDELVLVLEGKLRDASSELEGTTSSSKEIQEKLQEAQQKEKTLQEEGAKLSQELQQLQITKVQHVELLKQKDELVQNLEQRLKESNTHLETQSSSSKETQEKLEDAQKREKALQEEAAKLSEQLQQVQKANSEVNDSLVKVEGLVKDFEEKLEAARQQVEAQQAANKELQDQLKKALESEGNLQGKSLAAAEHLTQLQQANGELQEMLTRKEETLKNLEENLAETNSQLKTQTGSHNELQDKLEQAQLKERSLQEETAKLLEQVEQLKQANEELQKSLKQKQTLLEKGNEFDNQLAEYQKVIDEMDDTASTKSKLLEQLQNRVVELEAALHQANEAQKTANLETKELRRQLESLQLEKSMEILTLKTQMNGAGSSQLGKGDAVEPLDSETSLAKINFLNSIIADMQQKNDALKAKVQTLETLPMDFTKPHAFDVLTKRKPAPRLFCDICDEFDKHETEDCPIQAGEDRDYSPPPTAEANNNEKKERKLPAPRKYCESCEVFGHDTSECADDETY; encoded by the exons ataccGCCAGCATGAGTCGTGAAAGCGATGACAATTTAAGTTCGATCAATTCGGCTTATACag atcTCTATCAAGAGACTGTCAGGCGCTTTACGCGATCCTCGCTCTCACCCACATCCGATTGGGACCGCTTTTCGCCCGCTCGCCGCTCGCTAAAATCGGAGGCTGGAAGTCGCACATCTT ATGATTATTATCTAGAGGCCACTGGGCGACGTCGCAGCTCAG ATCACAACAGCACTGTGCTGACAGCGAACACCGAGCAGTTCATCATTGGCCAGCGGGTATGGGTCGGAGGCCTTCGGTCCGGACAGATTGCTTATATTGGAGAGACACATTTTGCACCCGGCGACTGGGCAGGCATTGTCCTGGATGAACCCAATG gcAAAAACGATGGGTGTGTTTCAGGCAAAAGATACTTCCAGTGCGAGCCAAAACGCGGCATTTTCTCGCGGCTCACGCGTCTTACCACATATCCCATGTCCGGAGCCCACACTCCCACATCGCCTTTGGCCAAGAACTCGCCAGACAGATCGCGCACAGTCTCCCCAACAGCGAGTATTCGCAGCTCCATGCTTCGTAGTCCCGGAATAGGCGGCA AAAATGGCCTTACCGTTGGCGACCGTGTGATTGTCTCCTCTGGCTTTGGCAGTCGTCCTGGCATCTTGCGTTACCTGGGCGAGACACAGTTTGCTCCTGGCAACTGGTGCGGCGTGGAATTGGATGAGGCAAGCGGCAAAAACGATGGAGCCGTGGATGGTATAAG ATACTTCGAGTGCAAGCCCAAATACGGGGTGTTTGTGCCCATAGCAAAGGTCACTTTGTCGCCGTCGTCAAAGAAGACGCGTCTGTCTAGGACCGGATCACGGGAGTCGCTCACCTCGATCGGCACCATGAACAGCATTGCCACCACAAATACGTCGCGCATGCGCATGAATGCTCAG GATCTGCTGCGCGAGAAGCAACAACATGTGGAGCAGTTGATGGTGGAGCGGGACTTGGACCGCGAGGATGCACAGAACCAGGCGCTGCAGCTGCAGAAGAACATCAACGAG CTTAAGGCCAGGATTGTCGAACTGCAGTCGGAATTGGGCGATGAGCGCAAGAAATCGGAGGAGTTGCAATTTTGTGGCGATGAAATGAAT AAAAGGCAAGGCGTCAAGTTCACTTTGGATTGCAGTTCTTCCGAAGGTGTATTAATGAATTTGTGTGCCCATATTGAAGAAATAggatatttattaaattcggATAGCACATCCAATAATTCG GCGCAATCCCAGGTGTACAAGGAAAAGATACACGATCTGGAATCAAAGGTCACCCAACTAGAGTCTG CCACACCCAGTCTTCAAAGTCTTCCGCCACCTGTTCCGCTACCGGATGACAGTGCCCTCAAGGAGGAGATTGCTCAGCTGCAGGACAAATTGAGCGTTCAACAGAAGGAGACTGAAGCCCGAATAGCTGAGCAGCTGGAGGAAGAACAACGGCTAAGGGAGAACGTAAAGTACCTGCAGGAACAGAATGCCACGCTGCAGGCTGAACTGGTGTCCAAGGATGAGTCGCTGGAGAAGTTCTCCCTCTCCGAGGTTGGAATCGAGAATCTGCGCAGGGAATTGGCGCTGCTCAAGGAGGAGAACGAAAAGCAGGCCGAGGAGGCCCAGGCAGACTTCTCCCAAAAACTAGCAGCCAAAACCGAGGAGCTGGAAAAGATCAACGCCGAATTGCTGAGCCTGAAGGCCGCCTCCGATTCCCTGGAAAGCGAGAGGGTCAACAAAACCGACGAATGTGAAATACTTCAGACCGAAGTCCGGATGCGGGATGAGCAAATTAAGGAGCTAAACCAACAACTTGATGAGCTAACCACGCAGTTAAACGTACAAAAGGCCGACAGTTCTGCTCTGGATGAAATGCTTCGACAACAAACGGCTGGAAGTGACGAAAAGTCCACTATTCTTGAGCAAACCCAAAAGGAACTGTTGCAACTCAAGGAGGAGGCTGCCAAGAAGCAGGAGGAAAGAGATCAACTAGAAAAGCTATTGACTGAAGCTAAGCAACTTGGGGATCAAGAGAAACTAGTCAGGGAAAAGGCAGAACAGGAAATTagccaaattaaattagaaaaagaAACAGTAGATCAGCTTTTGGTAACCAAGCAAACCGAACTTGAAGTCTGCCAGAAGGAACAGACAGAAACAAAGAGTCAACTTGATGCAAACAAGGAGCTTAATGCCCAGAAGGATCTAAATTTGGTTGAAGCCAAAGAAACTCTGAaaaaactgcagcagcaactggaGGAGAATAGTCAAGTTCAGGCCAAACTGGTAGCTGACCTCGAGGAACAGAAAATGGATCAGGAGGCGACCCTTAAAACCAAAGAGCAGGAATTCCAGAAACTCGAAGCCAAGTCAGCTGAAACCGAAGGACTTCTCAAAACCACACAAATGCAGTTGGAGCAATTCCAGCAACAGGCAGCTGCTTCTGGCGAGGAAGGCGCCAAGAACTTGGCCAAACTGCAGGAGGAGATTAGTCAGCTGAAGTCCCAGGCAGAGAAGACTCAATCGGACTTGAAAGCCAGTCAAGCGGATGCGGAAACCAAGGCCAAGAAGCTGGAGACAGCGAATGTGACAATTGAACAGGAAACTCAAAAGTTGTCCAATTTGCAAGAGCAGCTTAGCCAACTTAAAGCCGAGGTGGATCAGACCAAGTCAGCTCTTAGCTCGAGCCAAACCGATGTGGAGTCCAGGACTAAGCAACTTGAGGCGGCCAATGCTGCGCTTGAAAAGGTCAACAAG GAATACGCCGAATCCCGAGCGGAAGCCTCGCATCTGGAGGACCAGATCAAAGAGATAACTGAGAAACTGCATGCTGAGCTCCTGGCAGAGCGATCCTCAGCCAGCGACCTGCACACCAAGCTTTCCAAGTTCTCTGAGGAATTGGCCACCGGCAAGAAAGAGCTGAACAGCAAGGCCGATGTCTGGAGCCAGGAGATGCTGCAGAAGGAGAAGGAACTCCAGGATCTTCGTCAGCAACTCCAGTACAGTGAAGATTCCCAAACTAAACTTAAGGCAGAGGCCGAAAGAAAAGAATCGTCACTGCAGGAAACCATCAAAACACTTCAGGATCAGGTCACCAAAGCAAAGGCGGAAAATCAAGAGCTTAACAGTGGCACCCAAGAGACAATCAAGGATCTACAAGAGCGGCTGGAGATCACCAACGCCGAGATCCAGCACAAAGAGAAAATGGCTGCCGAAGATGCTCAGAAGATAGCAGACCTAAAAACGCTCGTGGAAGCCATTCAGGTGGCCAATGCCAACATATCAGCCACGAATGCGGAGCTCTCCACAGTCCTGGAGGTCCTTCAAGCGGAGAAAAGCGAAACCAATCACATATTCGAGCTTTTCGAAATGGAGGCCGACATGAATGCCGAGCGTTTGATTGAGAAACTCACTGGCATGAAGGATGAGCTCAAGGATACCCATGCCAAGCTGGATGAGGGGCAGAAAAAGTGCCAGGAACTGGAGAAAAGCTTAGAGCAAGTCACCCAAAGTGAGCAGAGTTTGCAGCAGGAATCCTTGAACTCGAAAGAGCAACTCAAGGAACTCCAACAATCCCTGGGAGAACTTCAGGAGTCACTGAAACAAAAAGATGAACTCGTCCTGGTTTTGGAGGGTAAGCTAAGAGATGCCAGCTCTGAGTTGGAGGGCACGACAAGCTCCTCCAAGGAAATCCAAGAGAAACTACAAGAAGCTCAACAGAAAGAGAAGACTTTACAAGAAGAGGGTGCCAAATTGAGCCAGGAACTGCAACAACTTCAGATAACCAAAGTCCAACATGTCGAGTTACTGAAGCAAAAGGATGAGCTTGTACAGAATTTAGAGCAGAGACTAAAGGAAAGCAATACTCACTTGGAAACACAAAGCTCCTCATCGAAGGAAACCCAAGAAAAACTGGAAGACGCACAGAAGCGGGAAAAGGCCTTGCAGGAGGAAGCTGCCAAATTATCGGAGCAACTGCAGCAAGTACAGAAGGCCAATAGCGAAGTCAACGATTCCCTGGTGAAAGTCGAGGGACTGGTGAAGGATTTCGAGGAGAAACTGGAAGCAGCCAGGCAGCAAGTGGAAGCCCAGCAGGCCGCCAACAAGGAGCTGCAGGATCAGCTTAAGAAAGCTTTGGAAAGCGAGGGAAACCTGCAAGGCAAGTCCCTGGCAGCCGCCGAGCATCTAACTCAGTTGCAGCAGGCCAATGGCGAACTCCAGGAAATGTTGACCAGAAAGGAGGAGACGCTGAAGAACCTGGAGGAAAATCTAGCAGAAACCAATTCCCAATTGAAAACTCAAACGGGCAGCCACAACGAACTGCAGGATAAGTTGGAACAGGCGCAGCTTAAGGAGAGGAGTCTTCAAGAGGAAACAGCCAAGCTATTGGAGCAGGTGGAGCAACTGAAGCAGGCCAACGAGGAGCTCCAGAAATCGCTGAAGCAAAAGCAAACTCTCTTGGAAAAGGGCAATGAGTTTGATAACCAGCTGGCGGAGTACCAGAAAGTCATTGATGAAATGGATGATACGGCCTCCACCAAGTCCAAGCTGCTGGAACAGCTTCAAAATAGAGTGGTGGAGCTCGAGGCGGCTCTCCACCAGGCCAACGAAGCCCAAAAGACTGCCAATCTGGAAACCAAGGAGCTGAGGCGTCAACTGGAATCGCTGCAGTTGGAGAAGTCTATGGAGATTCTAACCCTGAAGACGCAGATGAATGGAGCGGGCAGCAGCCAATTAGGAAAGGGCGATGCAGTGGAG cCACTAGACAGTGAGACCAGTCTGGCGAAGATCAACTTCCTCAACTCAATCATTGCAGACATGCAACAGAAGAATGATGCCCTTAAGGCCAAAGTCCAGACTCTGGAGACCTTGCCAATGGATTTCACCAA ACCCCATGCCTTTGATGTGTTGACCAAGCGTAAGCCTGCTCCTCGACTTTTCTGCGACATCTGCGACGAGTTTGATAAGCACGAGACGGAGGACTGTCCCATCCAGGCTGGCGAGGATCGGGATTACTCCCCACCACCCACCGCCGaggccaacaacaacgagaAGAAGGAACGCAAGCTGCCTGCGCCCAGAAAATACTGCGAGTCCTGCGAGG TCTTTGGCCACGATACCAGCGAATGTGCCGACGATGAGACCTATTAG